The sequence AGGGTTGGTGCACAGTTGTTAATTATGTGGCCTATGGTCTCGAAAATAGTGTTGGTATAGAAGTATTCAATTTTTGTCGAGCAATGATTTTTTCTGGCTGTGGGTTTGAAGCTATAGCTCATGTCTTCTCTGCAATAGCAGAACGGTTCCCACCTGGAATGTTGTTGATAACAATCAGTGCAGAATCCTCTGTCGACATCCAGGATCTTTCAAAACTCTATCTAAGTATACTTGAGACTGTTTTACAAGAAATAGCTGGAGGTTCCGCTGAACGTCAGAGTTTGCATTATTTACTTTCTTCCCTGAGTAAAATGGAAGGGGACTTGGAGGATCTGAAAAAAGTAAGGCTTGCAGTTTGGGACAGAATGTCTATGTTCTGTGACGATTTGCAGCTGCCAAGCCATATCCGGGTTTATTCCTTAGAGCTTTTGCAATTTATCTCCGGTAGGAAGAGAGATTTGGAGGCTTTTTCTTCGGAGGGGTCTGCGTTTCTTCTGCCTTGGGAAGGGTGTGGTCATTTGCATGACAGGACTCCAAATTGTGAGAACATTTCTGATGACCCCAATGCAAAAGACACGTCCAGTAGATTTACAAGTTCCATTGTGGCCTTGAAATCGTCACAGTTAGTTTCATCCATTTGTCCTGGCCTCGAAATCACCCCAGACGATATTCATTCAGTTGATTCTGCTGTTTCCTGCTTTCTAAGAGTATCAGAGTTGGCAACCACTGCATCTCATGTTAATGCTTTGTTGGCTATGCTGGCTGAGTGGGAGGGACTCTTTACAACCGGAACAGACGAAGGCGCTTCTCTGGATGCATCTGATGCTGCCAATAGCTGGGCCAATGATGACTGGGATGAAGGTTGGGAGAGTTTCCAAGACGAATCAGCCGAGAAGGAAACTAAAGAAAACATTACCCTTTCGATCCATCCCCTGCATATTTGTTGGATGACGGTACTAAAGAAAATGGTAACTCTCTCCAGCCAGACGGACATATTAAAATTGCTTGATCGGAGTGTTGCCAAAAATTGTGGAGTATTGCTGGATGAAGATGATACTCGTAGTCTGGCTCAGACTGTACTCGAGGTGGATTGCTTTCTAGCTCTGAAGATGGTGTTGTTACTCCCGTACGAGGCAGTACAGCTCCAGTGCTTGGATGCCATTGAGAACAAGCTGAAGGAAGGGGGCGTATCAGACGACAATTCCCAGGACCATTTCTTCTTCATTCTCGTTTTATCATCTGGAATTTTGTCCAATATCATAACAAAGGCTTCTTATGGCACCACATTCTCTTACCTATGCTTCATGGTTGGTAACATGTGTCGTCAGTTCCAGGAGGCATCAGCTGCCAGTCACGTAGGCGCCACAGGAGACGAGAGGAACAAACGATTCCTCTTTGTGAGACTAATCTTTCCGTGTTTTGTGGCAGAGCTCGTCAAGGCAGATCAGCATGTTTTGGCCAGCTTTCTGGTTACGAGATTGATGCACACGAATGCTTCGCTTAGTTTGATCAACGTTGCAGAGGCCAGTCTGAGGACATATTTGGAGAGGCAGTATCAACAACTGCAGGAAAATGAGTCGTCGGAGAATACGAGCTTCTTCCAACCTCTTCCGAATACAGTTAGCAATTTCAAAGGCGGGTTAGGAAAATTAATCCAATCTGCAGTTTCTTCGCTGCCAACAGATGTTAGATAACTGGTGCACAGAACTCATGTACACATATTTTGTAGTTTACTGCTTGCTCACAATCCCACAGCTGAAAAGAATTGTATTCTGCGTTATTTTGTAGATCGCTGGCATTTCACAAGATGAGTTTATAATATGGACGATGAGTTTTTTCTTTGTGTTTTTTGTAGATGAAAATATCTTTTGGAGCCAGACAATAATTTATGGTTTAACAATGGCCTATTTGTTTGTGTTGACCAATTTATTTGCGATGCCTATTTTTTAGCAAACAAAACTAGGCTTTTCCTTGAAGGTAATTATTAACTATTAGTTTATAAACTTGAATCTGTTACTTTTTATCATTTCCATCAACAATATATATAGTGGTgttaaaatatagaaaattaattttcttttgttaaTGAATAATGAAGAATCTTATTTAAACATTTCGTTCTCATATCTCATTTACTTCAACCTAATAAGAGTATCTTAAGTTAACTATACCATTCTGATAGATTTAACATACAAAAGAAAAAAGCACATAATAATATTCGGGACGATCAACCATATATTGTTTTTAAACCAGCTCCAATTCCACAATATCGAAACAGAGATCATACagccaacaaaaaaaaatacgactgtatcactcaattttaatttaattaataaagaaaaagtCATCTTTTTGTTTTTGAGACTTACGGTCCTTAGCAAATTTCACCGGGAAGGCATTGACAAAATAGTGAATGAGCGGCGCATGAAATTACAGATGGCCCATCTTCATATCACCATGCAATTAATGATACTCACAGAATAGAAAGAGAAAAACTCAACTCCTTCATAGCTGTGCGGAGAATTCCcgattcttttcttcttctgcaATTTCAGTATTCTCAAAAGCTGGTGTGATCAAAAAATGGAGAGATTGCCAACGGATCTTTATCTGAAGATTTTTGGTTGGTTGGATCATCAAAATCTCGCAGCTGCTCTTATGGGTCAGTAGAAAAGTTCCCTTCTTGATTGCTGAAATTCGTGATTTTTTAACTATTGTGGTAATTTTTGGGGTTTGGAAGATGGTTTTTTTGGGAGGATCTGAATTGGGTTTGCTGAGATTACAGTACTTACATATAATTTTGTCCGAGGAAAATTATTCTCAATTTCAATATATATGTTTTCTGTATGTGAAGATGGTGAGCACTAAGATGGAATGAAAAGAAGATCTAACAAATTTGATTTCTGAATTTCCTTTGGTTGCACCAGTTAGCTGCTATTAACACTATTGGTTGCAAAGTTGAGAGATTTTAGATGTATGATTGTATTAAATGATGGGGTTGGATTGTGATGAAAGTGTGCAGGAAATGGAGAGACATAGGATCAGATGAAGAGCTATGGTGTAATCTGTTTAAAGAGAGATGGGGGATTGAAGGAGCCACATTTTACGCCCCTGATCCTgatcctgctgctgctgctcccgACTCGTGGAAACACGTCTACATTGTTCAAGATCGGTGTGATCGTGTTGGATTGTAAGTGCCAAGAGATGATTAATTATCTGTTTCTCTTAGGCCATGAGTTACTTTGCTGTCCCCATTTGGTAGATATCTTTGAAGAATATGATTCCTTATTGTGAGAATTAATTTGCAGGGGGTTGAAGATAATAAGGGAAGGAGATGATTATTACTTAGTTCATCAAGGTAAAATTGAACGCCATCTGGGATCAAGTTCAAGACAAGATGCTGCAGATGAAGAGGTAGGTATCTTAGACAAAATTCTCTTCTTCGTTGGAGACTTGGAAGTTGCTACTATACATGCAAAACGCAGTCGTTTAATGTAGCTGTTCCATTTTCTTGAGATTAACAATAATTCCTTGTGAAGATGTATATTCACAAACCACAACTCTTTGTATGTAATATTCATTAGTGGTGCCACCTCACTTAAATAAGTTGATGTAAATTCCTTATGCTACCGTTTGTTTGCCAGAGATTCTGCTCAAGAAAGAGAAACTAATCTGATTTATGTTAATCTCCAATACTTGCATTGCTGAGTgatgtttatattaatttatttctttttgttatttatatgaTTCGGATATAGTGTACCGTGTTGTAAGAGGGATTCATCACTATGTTTTACCTTAAAATGCGTTTACACTATCCCAAGACTTGAATGAATATTCATCACTCTTAAGAACAACTAAGATCCAATATTGAGAATTTGCACCTACCTTGAAATGATTTgagaaagtatttttttttatgtttgttaATGATAATTCAGTTAATTAGTGAAAACCTGTTGAAAATTTTCGCAAGTGATTGTATTTCTTTTAACTAAATAAAGTTATCGAGAATAAATTATTTAGGTTTAGATTAGAACCAAGTTCTCGTTATCTTCTGCGTTTCTTCTCTTTCTAATTTGGATTGATTGTCGAATCAATTCTTTGCAACAATAACATTCCTAATTCTTGTTGAGACAAATGACGTCGTGTAACAATAAACACCGATAACTCATGAAACTTTCGTGAAttttattcattgaaaaaaataatcaaaattacTAGTACTATAATGGCAAAAGGTTGAAAGTTGTGCAATTTCAAGGTTTTAAAGGTCATGCTATAATTACAAATCTAGTGAAAAATAGCGTTAAATTCATCAATTCCTTTCAATATAACGAATTCCCTTTCAATAAGAGCAGTTGGGAGTTGCGCAAAATCATGACAAAATTGGCAAAAGCAAATACACTTTGCATGACAAAAACTATTGTATTAGAGTAAAAGCAAACAGGATAAAAAGAAAGAGGTGATACAAAACTGGGGCAATGTAGAAActtagatttaaaaaaataataataatagaa comes from Salvia miltiorrhiza cultivar Shanhuang (shh) chromosome 3, IMPLAD_Smil_shh, whole genome shotgun sequence and encodes:
- the LOC131014731 gene encoding uncharacterized protein LOC131014731, translated to MERLPTDLYLKIFGWLDHQNLAAALMVCRKWRDIGSDEELWCNLFKERWGIEGATFYAPDPDPAAAAPDSWKHVYIVQDRCDRVGLGLKIIREGDDYYLVHQGKIERHLGSSSRQDAADEEVGILDKILFFVGDLEVATIHAKRSRLM